A window of Streptomyces sp. N50 contains these coding sequences:
- a CDS encoding SpoIIE family protein phosphatase: MNARLALLGTVDPGVTESEVFRLALQHAVGELGALGGAIHLRGPMSALRLVSSTGLPPALTRPWEIIDQEGPTAPARAVRKGSGVWVPVRPAAAGQELAWPGAGLAAVPVSGGDRSIGALTVLMGAQGEPTPGQWDFLRDLVAWTEERMRQAPPPSTPSRSEPSGHRDRLRQALKEVSVGSWDWDIQGGELLWDEAALELYGTRPEDYTARVENWMACVHPDDLAPTLDAVDRAIREHGVFEAEYRVRRLDGTYGWTQARGRATYDEDGEPLRMIGVGWESNESRTARDALSRALRHMSDGFLAVDDEWRITFANLEAERTLGLSEEELFGRLLWELPTVRNVPGLEDRCRKAAAEETPVGFDAQLEGTGRRHHLRLVPGPDGVTLYLTDVTEKRQHEEERRASELAVARRAVRMGELTAALAKATTSQDVVAAVARRVLPPFAAAGLLVQAVEGDRLHTVGADGYPDDFLATVDGRVRTPGEPGWDVIASGVPMFLSSTEEYAAHYPELAARPERAGKEAWAFLPLTASGNTFGVCVVAFDRARRLTDEERTLLTTISALVAQALERARLYDAEHTRSRELQRSLLPRALPELPACTAAARYLPAGQGMDVGGDWYDIIPLSGGQVALVVGDVMGHGLPEAATMGRLRTALHTLADLELPPDEIMSHLNELVAGMGEESYVTCLYALYDSTTQICSIAGAGHPPPAVVHPDGTVHFPQLSADPPLGAAEPPFETVELKVPEGSLLVLYTDGLVESSKREMDEGMADLARLLSSAHRTESGAEADLEDLCDTLTAGLLPAEHSTADDAALLVARLHALTSDKIASWPLPQDPRAAGQARRHVREQLRTWGLEDLTPTTELLASELVGNVVRHAKGPVSLRLLHGAELICEVFDGSLTMPRIRRATETDEGGRGLQLVTALSQRWGTRYTPTGKCIWTEQTLGAPGARQELPDDALELMFPTAVDFTGDLDSLPFGDED; encoded by the coding sequence ATGAACGCACGTCTGGCCCTGCTCGGCACCGTGGACCCCGGCGTCACCGAGAGCGAGGTCTTCCGGCTGGCTCTGCAGCACGCGGTGGGCGAGCTGGGCGCGCTCGGGGGAGCGATTCATCTGCGCGGCCCGATGTCCGCGCTGCGGCTGGTGTCGTCGACCGGTCTGCCGCCCGCCCTCACCCGCCCGTGGGAGATCATCGATCAGGAGGGCCCGACCGCTCCGGCCAGGGCCGTTCGCAAGGGCAGTGGTGTGTGGGTGCCGGTGCGGCCCGCCGCCGCGGGTCAGGAGCTCGCCTGGCCCGGTGCCGGGCTGGCCGCCGTACCGGTGTCCGGTGGGGACCGCAGTATCGGCGCGCTCACGGTCCTGATGGGCGCGCAGGGCGAGCCCACCCCCGGGCAGTGGGACTTCCTCCGGGATCTGGTCGCCTGGACCGAGGAGCGGATGAGGCAGGCGCCCCCGCCCTCCACGCCTTCCCGGAGCGAGCCGAGCGGCCACCGTGACCGGCTTCGGCAGGCGCTGAAGGAGGTCAGTGTCGGCTCGTGGGACTGGGACATCCAGGGCGGCGAGCTGCTCTGGGACGAGGCGGCCCTGGAGCTCTACGGCACCAGACCCGAGGACTACACCGCCCGGGTCGAGAACTGGATGGCGTGCGTCCACCCCGACGACCTGGCGCCGACGCTGGACGCCGTGGACCGGGCGATCCGCGAGCACGGCGTGTTCGAGGCCGAGTACCGGGTACGGCGTCTGGACGGCACGTACGGCTGGACGCAGGCCCGCGGCCGGGCGACCTACGACGAGGACGGCGAGCCCCTCCGGATGATCGGCGTGGGCTGGGAGAGCAACGAGTCCCGGACCGCCCGGGACGCGCTCAGCCGGGCCCTGCGTCACATGAGCGACGGCTTCCTCGCGGTGGACGACGAGTGGCGGATCACCTTCGCCAACCTGGAGGCTGAGCGCACGCTGGGCCTCTCCGAGGAGGAGCTGTTCGGGCGCCTGCTGTGGGAGCTGCCCACCGTGCGGAACGTACCCGGCCTGGAGGACCGCTGCCGGAAGGCCGCGGCCGAGGAGACGCCCGTCGGCTTCGACGCCCAGTTGGAGGGCACCGGCCGCCGTCACCACCTGCGGCTGGTCCCGGGTCCCGACGGAGTCACCCTCTACCTCACCGACGTCACCGAGAAGCGGCAGCACGAGGAGGAGCGCCGGGCGTCCGAGCTGGCGGTGGCCCGACGCGCGGTCCGGATGGGCGAGTTGACGGCCGCTCTCGCCAAGGCGACGACCTCGCAGGACGTGGTGGCCGCGGTCGCCCGCCGGGTGCTGCCGCCGTTCGCCGCCGCCGGGCTCCTGGTGCAGGCCGTCGAGGGCGACCGGCTGCACACCGTGGGCGCGGACGGCTATCCGGACGACTTCCTGGCCACCGTCGACGGCCGCGTCCGGACGCCCGGTGAACCCGGCTGGGACGTGATCGCGTCCGGTGTGCCCATGTTCCTCTCCTCGACCGAGGAGTACGCGGCCCACTACCCCGAGCTGGCCGCCAGACCGGAACGCGCGGGGAAGGAGGCGTGGGCGTTCCTCCCGCTGACCGCGTCCGGCAACACCTTCGGCGTCTGCGTCGTCGCCTTCGACCGCGCCCGCCGCCTCACCGACGAGGAACGCACCCTGCTGACCACGATCAGCGCCCTCGTCGCCCAGGCCCTGGAACGAGCCCGGCTCTACGACGCCGAGCACACCCGGTCCCGCGAACTCCAGCGCAGCCTGCTCCCCCGCGCCCTCCCCGAGCTCCCGGCGTGCACCGCGGCCGCCCGCTACCTTCCCGCGGGCCAGGGCATGGACGTCGGCGGCGACTGGTACGACATCATCCCGCTCTCCGGCGGCCAGGTCGCCCTCGTGGTGGGCGACGTCATGGGCCACGGCCTCCCGGAGGCGGCGACGATGGGCCGCCTGCGCACTGCGCTGCACACCCTCGCCGATCTGGAGCTGCCGCCCGACGAGATCATGAGCCACCTGAACGAGCTCGTCGCCGGTATGGGCGAGGAGTCGTACGTGACCTGTCTGTACGCGCTCTACGACTCGACGACCCAGATCTGTTCCATCGCCGGGGCCGGTCATCCGCCACCGGCCGTGGTCCACCCGGACGGCACCGTGCACTTCCCGCAGCTGTCGGCCGACCCGCCGCTCGGCGCGGCTGAACCCCCTTTCGAGACAGTCGAGTTGAAGGTCCCGGAGGGAAGTCTCCTCGTGCTCTACACCGACGGTCTGGTGGAGTCGTCGAAGCGCGAGATGGACGAGGGCATGGCTGACCTCGCCCGCCTCCTGAGCTCGGCGCACCGCACCGAGTCCGGCGCGGAGGCGGACCTGGAGGACCTCTGCGACACCCTCACCGCGGGCCTCCTCCCCGCCGAGCACTCGACGGCCGACGACGCCGCCCTCCTCGTCGCCCGCCTGCACGCCCTGACCAGCGACAAGATCGCCTCCTGGCCGCTCCCGCAGGATCCACGCGCGGCGGGCCAGGCCCGCCGTCACGTCCGGGAGCAGCTGCGCACCTGGGGCCTGGAGGACCTGACCCCGACCACGGAACTCCTGGCCAGCGAGCTGGTCGGCAACGTCGTACGCCACGCCAAAGGCCCGGTCAGCCTGCGCCTCCTGCACGGCGCCGAGCTGATCTGCGAGGTCTTCGACGGCAGCCTGACGATGCCCCGTATCCGCCGCGCCACGGAGACGGACGAGGGCGGTCGCGGTCTGCAACTGGTCACCGCCCTCTCCCAGCGCTGGGGCACCCGCTACACGCCGACCGGCAAATGCATCTGGACGGAACAGACGCTGGGCGCTCCCGGGGCCCGGCAGGAACTCCCCGACGACGCCCTGGAGTTGATGTTTCCGACCGCCGTGGACTTCACCGGGGACCTCGACTCGCTGCCGTTCGGGGACGAGGACTGA
- a CDS encoding TauD/TfdA dioxygenase family protein, whose protein sequence is MEDYALKAVERITTRPAEPYDTLSVAPITPVLGAEVTGLDLSHELTPQQEKELKHAFQTHHVLVFRDQDITPEEHKRFAGVFGELHPVALAPEGSDPHILDIKATKESKAVAGNGWHADGTADAEPSLGSLLYITTIPEGGSGGDTVFANMHLAYELLSPAMRTFLESLTAVHDGALPWTAAGQTPPPEYEVPRTEQPVIARHPETDRRLLFVNAPYTSHITQLSRAESDALLEMLYAHIARTPLLHCRVRWQERTLVLWDNRSVQHHAVWDYFPHTREGRRVAVNGSRLHA, encoded by the coding sequence ATGGAGGACTACGCACTCAAGGCCGTCGAGCGGATCACCACCCGCCCCGCCGAGCCCTACGACACCCTGTCCGTCGCCCCGATCACCCCGGTGCTGGGCGCCGAGGTCACCGGCCTCGACCTCTCCCACGAGCTGACACCCCAGCAGGAGAAGGAACTCAAGCACGCGTTCCAGACCCACCACGTGCTCGTCTTCCGCGATCAGGACATCACTCCCGAGGAACACAAGCGGTTCGCGGGCGTCTTCGGCGAACTGCACCCCGTGGCCCTCGCGCCCGAGGGATCCGACCCGCACATCCTGGACATCAAGGCGACCAAGGAGTCCAAGGCCGTCGCCGGCAACGGCTGGCACGCCGACGGCACCGCCGACGCCGAACCCTCCCTCGGCTCGCTGCTGTACATCACCACCATCCCCGAGGGCGGCAGCGGCGGCGACACCGTCTTCGCCAACATGCACCTCGCCTACGAACTGCTCTCACCGGCGATGCGGACCTTCCTCGAAAGCCTCACCGCCGTCCACGACGGAGCCCTGCCCTGGACCGCGGCCGGACAGACCCCACCGCCCGAGTACGAGGTACCGCGCACCGAACAGCCGGTCATCGCGCGCCACCCGGAGACCGACCGCAGGCTCCTCTTCGTCAACGCCCCCTACACCTCGCACATCACCCAGCTGTCCCGCGCCGAGAGCGACGCCCTGCTGGAGATGCTGTACGCGCACATAGCCCGCACCCCGTTGCTGCACTGCCGGGTCCGCTGGCAGGAGCGCACCCTCGTCCTCTGGGACAACCGCAGCGTCCAGCACCACGCCGTCTGGGACTACTTCCCGCACACCCGCGAGGGCCGCCGGGTCGCCGTCAACGGCAGCCGCCTGCATGCCTGA
- a CDS encoding thioesterase domain-containing protein, with protein MAQHALTTDARHQEHLKVALTPEDGAAIFERALHLQLPHLMVNTTALTEARHFYEPDPDSRHEPVPSAHPAPGDPTAELTEILVDLLGVDTVDPEAALYDLGADSLALLELIDEVKRRYGTDIDLSRLSHRVSLTEILGHLGHFETGTRASAAAVDVEVWQRAPGPDVLCLVHPVGGDIQAYRPLVAALPDELTVCLIADPKLRDPAQPARSIADRAAHYLEAVRAAFPDPDCRLRLAGWSFGAWTALSMAALAEADGRPVDAVHLLDPPPPGAGRRLAAYDEQQVDAVFARELSGNGSGGGGRLSESGRAYAERLAQCCRTNLAAMAEHRLPRLHRTPVEVWIAQRPVEEGVLAPEPTAPDAWDAHLPRSFRLHHVDATHYELVAQPHVEAIAAALAAAPPHTRAAAALPHPAGRS; from the coding sequence ATGGCACAGCATGCCCTGACCACCGATGCCCGCCACCAGGAACACCTGAAGGTGGCGCTCACCCCCGAGGACGGCGCCGCGATCTTCGAACGCGCCCTGCACCTTCAGTTGCCGCACCTGATGGTCAACACCACGGCCTTGACCGAGGCTCGCCACTTCTACGAGCCGGACCCCGACTCCCGACACGAGCCGGTGCCCTCCGCGCACCCCGCACCGGGCGACCCCACGGCCGAACTCACCGAGATCCTCGTCGACTTGCTGGGCGTGGACACCGTCGACCCGGAGGCCGCGCTGTACGACCTCGGCGCCGACTCGCTCGCCCTGCTGGAACTCATCGACGAGGTGAAACGCCGCTACGGAACCGACATCGACCTGTCCCGGCTGAGCCACCGGGTGAGCCTCACCGAGATCCTCGGGCACCTCGGCCACTTCGAGACCGGCACCCGCGCGTCCGCCGCCGCGGTGGACGTCGAGGTGTGGCAGCGCGCACCGGGTCCGGACGTGCTGTGCCTGGTCCATCCGGTCGGCGGTGACATCCAGGCCTACCGGCCTCTGGTGGCGGCCCTGCCCGACGAGTTGACCGTCTGCCTCATCGCCGACCCGAAACTGCGTGACCCGGCGCAGCCCGCCCGCTCGATCGCCGATCGCGCCGCGCACTACCTGGAGGCCGTCCGGGCCGCGTTCCCGGACCCCGACTGCCGCCTGCGCCTCGCGGGTTGGTCGTTCGGTGCCTGGACCGCCTTGTCCATGGCGGCACTTGCCGAGGCGGACGGCCGACCCGTCGACGCCGTCCATCTCCTCGACCCGCCGCCACCCGGCGCCGGACGACGGCTCGCCGCGTACGACGAACAACAGGTGGACGCCGTGTTCGCCCGCGAGTTGAGCGGCAACGGCAGCGGTGGTGGTGGACGACTGTCCGAGTCCGGACGCGCCTACGCCGAACGCCTCGCGCAGTGCTGCCGGACCAACCTCGCCGCCATGGCCGAACACCGGCTGCCGCGACTGCACCGGACGCCTGTCGAGGTATGGATCGCCCAACGCCCCGTAGAGGAAGGGGTGTTGGCCCCGGAACCGACCGCCCCCGACGCGTGGGACGCCCATCTGCCCCGCTCCTTCCGCCTTCACCACGTCGACGCCACCCACTACGAGCTGGTCGCGCAACCCCACGTGGAAGCGATCGCCGCCGCGCTCGCAGCGGCCCCGCCCCACACGCGAGCAGCCGCCGCCCTGCCCCACCCCGCCGGAAGATCCTGA